A genome region from bacterium includes the following:
- a CDS encoding carbohydrate kinase family protein has product LTTSFDAQWDPAEQWEMDIENILPYVDLFFPNEQELLHLTKQSSITEAISSLGKNANAVIVKMGNKGSISWYKGEIVKIAAFKNENVVDAIGAGDSFNAGFIYQFLQGASVEDCQYFGNLCGAVNTTAPGGTTAFTNYDEILKAADPLISPDK; this is encoded by the coding sequence GCTTGACAACATCGTTTGATGCCCAGTGGGATCCTGCTGAGCAATGGGAAATGGATATAGAGAATATTTTACCTTATGTTGATTTATTTTTCCCAAATGAGCAGGAATTGCTGCATTTAACAAAACAAAGTTCAATTACAGAAGCTATAAGCAGTTTGGGGAAAAATGCAAATGCTGTAATAGTTAAGATGGGTAATAAAGGTTCCATTAGCTGGTACAAAGGAGAAATAGTTAAAATTGCTGCATTTAAAAATGAAAATGTTGTTGATGCTATTGGTGCAGGAGATAGCTTTAATGCAGGATTTATCTACCAGTTCCTGCAGGGGGCATCTGTTGAAGATTGTCAGTATTTCGGCAATTTATGCGGAGCAGTTAATACAACAGCGCCAGGCGGAACAACGGCTTTTACGAATTATGATGAGATTTTAAAAGCTGCTGATCCTTTGATAAGTCCGGATAAATAA